The Vigna radiata var. radiata cultivar VC1973A chromosome 6, Vradiata_ver6, whole genome shotgun sequence DNA segment AAATTAAGGACTTTTCAAAGAAATTATTACATGGTGTCGCATCATTGTGGTTGGGTCCATCTTCACgtcataaaaaatgaattttttttattaagaattataATGTTGGTCTctctttaatttcttaaatgccatttttattctctattttttttttttaatttttgtgtttagaTTCTCTAATGTTCATAATGTTGTTCTCTCTTTAATTTTCATACCATATGCAAATTTTagcattaaattaaatttttggatttttttttaatatagaacTAAAATATCAACCAAAAAAAGCATGGGACTAAAATTGCTTTTcagacaataaaaaaataaaaattgtaatttaactatttttataattagagATCACTATTCTGAACATAAGTGACataattaatacataataatatcaaattatataataatttatcgTTAAAAGCATTAGTTTGAATTTCAACTTCTGTGAaatgtatgaaaattaaatattctctCACAAAGAAAAAGCAAACTTGATGAAATATTACTCATAATCCCTCGATTATTTTCCATTCCTTCATCTTTGGATTTGTAGAACGCAAGCATGTGttgattaattttgaatcaaaatttgattagttcaaaccaaaaaataaaaataaaaataaaattaaaaatcatatagcACTGCAAAAAGTAACTCTTCTATATCCACAAATTTAGATATATACTCGTACATTTAGAAAAAAGGTCATGTTACATTTCAACAATTCAAGTATTGAACCATCTTCGGTCCCACTCAAGATTCCGGTACCGGCCGCCggaaaaaccaaacaaaaaagagaaaaactaatCTTCCGAGATACTCTCCAACCGCGGCCGCCACAATCCACCACGTCCGTTTCGGCGATCCCGCCGCGAGCATTTCTTCTCCTTAGAAATTACTGAGCCTTGGTCATCACATTGTTGTGAAGACGACAAATCGTTGATACTCTTCTTGGAACACACTATGTTGTTAACCTCGTTCTTTTCATTATCAATATGACTGGTGCGGCCACTCACATGCTTGACGTGCCTTCTCTTCTCCGGCGGCAGCGACGCCGCGGGGATCAAGAAATAGATGCTGCCTCTCTTTAGCTCAGTCTCCGGCGAGAGGATGAGAATCCGGCGAACCACGCCTTGGGAACTGGGTTTGCTCAAAAAGTGGTTTGGATTGGCCTTGAGAACTTCCCCTGCCGTGATTGGACGCGTGATTTCCTCCACGCAGCCGTTCAGGTGGACTATACGGATCAAGTCGAGAGCTCCGCACGGAAGAACGCAAGCCAAACAGCACCTTAAGCTGTTTCCCATTGTTGTTGCTCTGTGACGTGGTTTTTTGGAGACTCAGGAATGAAGTTCCTCTTCCTCTGTTGTTCCAAGCTTTGAATGGTAGTTGTTGAGTTCTGTTTTTGAGATGCGTATTTATACAGCGAACGAGAGTGAGTACGATCATAATAATGCAAATgtgaatttaataataattgtgGACTGGAATTGACGAAACTACCCATCAGAAAAGaatggttttcaattttttgcCTTTTGGCTTTCTCACATGCTATGGTGGTGAGGTTCCTTCCTTCTGGAATCTTTCATCGCTTCTTAGCCGCCTAGGGTTTCTGCCAGGTAGTTAATTGAGGAGTGTTAAGATTAATTTCCAATTAATTGAtcttaattaagaaattatggTTAGAAAAACTTAATGGTTGAAAAAGTTGAAATCTAAGTCTAacattttatagaaataaaaaaaatagaacagtatataaaaataatatttttactcataattttaaagttttgaggAAAAGTTGATATCATAATTTATACAGATGAAGTCATATCTTATTGACGTTTATGTCTACGCTTCCTCATTCATAAGAGCTTATCAAGTTGGTAAtgctcttctttttctctttttgcttcACCTTTATACCTTTGTGCACGAAAACATTAGCCTTTTTGTGGAAAGTTTAAGTAGGCGTGTATAATATGCGGTTTACCCTAATTCAGCTTAGGCACGCAGTCAAAACTTATCCAcagaaaaggaagaaacaacCAGGAAAATACTCCTGACTTGACATTACAATTAGCCGAACTTACTCAATAATTTCCACACCATTCTTTTAGTTCCTTTCatgacagaaaaagaaaatcaacaatGCCACGTTTAACATATTCTCCATTTCCacagtagaaaaaaaatagtatccTACAGTATAGACAATAAATATGTCTCCTTTAGccattttatttgataaaaaataattaactggTATATATATGGTATGATAGTTGTACCATATGGTATCTTTGGTATCGTACAGTCTCCTATGCATAAACAGATCGACTATTCAACCCGATCATCAGGCCAACCAATCTGGTCAACCTTCTATGATGAGACTACAAATGATAAACAGCTCATTAAAGCTCTTATCGAGATTAAAGTATGATTGGACCGCCATCAGGTCCACAAAAGGTAAAAACATATTACAAccagtataaataaaggtccaAGGTATGATTTCCGAACCACGTTGCATAATACCTGCTCAATAGTCGTTCGGTCAttttactgacttgagcgtcggaatGCCTTTGACAGGTACCCGCCCACCCGACTTGGAGAAGGTAGAAGGAGAGCGAGTAACTTGGAACAACAGGGCGACCGTTCGGCGAATCCGTCCAGTCTTCAAGACTCGTCTGGTCTTAGAGACAAAGAAGAAAGTCTACCATGTCTTCAACCTAGAACGTTTTGAGCTACATCCGTCCACTTTGAGTGTCCGTCCACCTTCATCTGTGTTCGTCTGGCTTTAGAGTAAATATAGAGTGTTTTGAACCAGGATCTCCTAGAGCCGACAGAAACAATAGTAATTTTGAACTcagttttattatattagtacGTTAATTGTTTTGAGATAATGGGTAAAGTAACGTATGTAAGTCTGAATTTTAAACACTGTTTTCATCAACACGTACACTTTTATTTAGTAAGAATATCATGATATGAACATGTCAATATCTGCTCCCAAAATAACAACTTATGTAATGTAATTTAACTTTGATCCTCCTAAATTCAcatatctgtatataaaataataaattgaattgtGTCTTTGATCTTCTTAAAAGAGAAATGAACTTCACTGAAATCAGACACGAGATTTTGAGGAAAAGAAAATCGTAATGAAGAATGTTTGAACCGTGTTATGGAGTTGAGATCGTTTTTGGAGAGATCGAAGATTTGGGACTGGAGATTCagaaagtttttaatttatctttttgtttcttattttatccaTGGATTAAATGATGTTATAATGGATTAAATGATGTTATCATGGATTTTGTTTTGTATGCCTCCATTGCAAAGTAACTTTCCTAATGAATTCACTTTcgctcatttttcttttcctcgtcaacaataataattatttatgtaggTTAGTACAATATAcgtatgaattttattttgtaagtaattatctataaataaattcaacCTTTCTTAATGGATAATAAGCACATTTCTTTCATccattcttttctatttttacaagttttatcgtttacattcttttaataatattgttcTTGTTATGTTTACAAGTGGAAAATATCCTAAGTCTACCAACCATATCCATTATATGGAATATGAAACTTGTTTGAATGGTTTTACTTCTTTCTAAAACTTCAACTACATCTCAAtcataataagtatttttatttagtcaTATTTGTCCTCCTCAATTGTCTCAACGGGATCCTATATCACTATAGTCAATCTAgattattcttaaatatttttttctgagAATGAAAAAAAGGTTGGATTAAAAATACGATCTCTTACTTAAAAATGGTAAACATGCATTGCTTAAATCcgtaaacttttaatataaaataaaaaaagaaacatatagcttataaaaaataaatcatttaagtGTGAAAGTACTTTAAAATCTAGTATTACACTCCTCATTCCTTTCTACGCACATGTGTAATCTATTTATGTTTTGACTTGTGAGATCTAGGTTAAGTCTTCTTACACAAATTATCTTCTAACTTTAAACTTAGATCACAATTTGGTCCTTAATTCTTCTTGTACCGATTGATTCGATCAGATGTTacctttaaaaaaaagatactCTAACATTCAAGTCAGTGTTTATTTAGACAATTTAGTAATAAACACACAGTAAAAGTAACCTATTATCTCAATATCAAACATGTATTTAGTGATGGATTTCAATTATTAAGATCCAATTATAACCCATATACCAATAACCTGACTTAGTGTTAACCTAATTACTTTCGATAGCTAATTTTGTTTGTGATTTGACCGATTGGTCCACCAGTCGTTTCATTGCTTGAATGGTTGACTGTTCGATCCATGATTGATCGGAAAACTATACAATACAATTTGTTTGTACTTAAAATTATGACTAAAACATTTTTAAGtagtcatataaatttttttaaaataagaaagttattttcaaataatttttataagataaaaagaatatcttttaaaaaactatattaattagAGAAGCATTTTACAAGGATTATCCAAACATAGTCGGAATAATCCTGACATATTTttcattgtatattttatttttctccaaCTCAAACTTACAAAGACAAACAGAAATTCATACAGCCTGATCTTAAATTTTTTCTGCTAAAAACACTGTATATATTCTTTGATGTTGTGAAAACACATAGGGAACAACCATAAGaaatatagtaataatataaacagaaaaaacaaaaacagcaGTCCCCATACAACTGCGAGGCTTGATCAATCAAGATCAATCATGCCTGTAGATCCAGAAGCAACCGTGGGAAATAGCGTGCACCTTATAGCTTTAAATACTGCCATTGAATCAAGAAAGAAATTCAGTCTTTCATCATAAAagacaaaggaaaaaaagttgGGGAAGAAACCAAATGTAGATAAATGCCCTCCTCGCTTTTGCAATACGGACAAAACCAGAAAACATTTACATTATCGAAACTTTGCCGGGTGCACTTAGCAgaactatatatttataaagtagctttatttcttattgaatttcttaatttattttggttttgagggttattttttataaacctatagtaaaatttatttattagtgatTTTAAACTTCTATTGGTAATTTcatctaaatatttatattttacaccgaattcatataattaatttaataaaatttcactcttacaaaatcaattttgtcaatttaggtattatgttattttataattctcATATATACAAATATGTCTTCGAGGATACAAATATATCTATGGAAAGTTCAATAGAATTGTACGAACAATTTATTGATTATGGTTCATTAATGTTAACCTAGTACTGCCAAATTAAGGTACGGTGGTAGGGATGTAGTTAAGGATAGAAATTGAGATTTGGAAATTACCGTTATCTTTAAGCTTACTAAGTATTTGACgtaaattcttattaaaaacaATCATTTAAGCATTTCAATATCCAACTTATTATCGAATCCATCATATAAaacatgaatttttaaaaaggaaaaactaaaattaatttaaccttacaataaaaaaattagtatgtaaaataagattaatatttttttctatattataaatttatagaatttttaacatattttatatattttgaatacacaaaatattaataatgatacaataataatttaatattttatgataaaataaatttaacaaataataaatcttgttataataaattttgaataactCTAATatcatctttaaaaataaattttaaatttaactcagaTTATACTCatttctatatattataaatttgtgttattattagttaatgataaaacaaatgtaatgaaaaagaaaattcaatgaATTGGATACTCCGAACAAATTTTGATGATTCTGAACGATGTagacataaataaaaaagtataggtatttgttttttaagataaattataaaacactTAATCCACATTttagaaaattacaaaaagtaggaaacactatttttatatttttttatttttatatgcaaGTACCTCTAGGGTACACGTTAACTAAACACATGTATCTGGAATACTCTTATCTGAGAATTGATTGATCGATATGATATGCGTACGCATGCAGGTTGTCTAAAGTTTATCTGAACCCTAGAAAATTGCTTATGAAGATTgtaagaatttgaatatttgCATATAGGACAAAAACGAGCATAAACATGGGGAATATTTACCAAATGCAATACAAAGTAGGATGAGATGGCACAATCCAGCTCTTTCACCTTTAGTTGATTTGAATACATTCATATCAGAAATTTAAAATCtgctgtgtttttttttctacaaaagaATGCAATTGTATTTCACATCATTAGTGTAGACTAAGATCTTAACAAAATAATCAactagaacaaaaaataaaatcgataaaatattttatatagcataatattatattttaataaatttctttattttaaaatgtctattATAAGcgtactttaatttaattttattctaattttaaatttcaactatatatgatattaaagaGTCTAATTGATCTggtttttatctcattttaaaTTAAGCGTTATGCAGATGAAGTtatagcatatatatatatatatatatatatatatatatatatatatatatatatatatatatatatatatatatatatatatatNtatatatatatatatatatatatatataaattcaccCTAAAAGTAAGTTTTTATATTCCATTTTTCATAATACTAGTAAAAACACATATACCATACGCATATAGTACAtatatgtttactttttttataataataaaacatgccttttataattttatcaaaaacataagtaatttttataattttattataaatagttttaatttattttctaagtaattttataattaacaaaatagttaaatttaaaaaaagtcaaataaaaaaaacagttaaattttttaaaaaaaagttacttaaaaaataaaattgaactttaaaacttttgatttgatcatattaaaaatattaaacaaattaaatacattacataataaaataagagaaaagataaaagaaaaacacactCAAAAATTGTATTAAAGTCTTCATGAATCTtcattaagttttaattaatatagcATAAGTAAGTTGCTTGATTATCTTAAAAGTTTGTATTTTAACAACACATTTCACATACATAAAAGCAATCAtccaaaatgaaatatttttgaagaaactaTCAAACACAATAATAAGACATATTTCAAGTTTAGATGTACAAAAATTCACATTACACTAATGCTAAAAGTTGGTTTTACGTCATCTATATATAACATTAGCTGATGCAAAAAAGTATCATGGTTACAAATATTAGAACAACTTTTTACGTATACACTACTTTGATTTTAGGTTTTGgaaatagtgttaatttataatatatgtacaGCATAAGGCTagaaagttaatataaaaaacaccTCACTAATTTGTGCAATCATATATACAGCCTAATTTTGAGTGAATTAAGAATTTGAAAGTTAAacgaaatttatattttggagtGCAAAATAAAGAGAAACTAATAATTAGCTTGGTTGAATTGAATAGATTGTGGCCAAATATGAAGGTACGAACCAGCTTGCATGTCCATCAACTCAGCGTAATTATCCTTATGGTCAATCATCTTCCTCATACACGTATTTAGGGTTTTACTTCAAATGTGGACAATTTCAATAATAATCAACTCATTTCCAGGTCCCAATCTATAATTGGATCATTGGGACCACCACCATTGTCatcttcaaaattatttcaaataatttccCTTCATCATACATGCTTATTgtatttcattttagtttttctattttgttaaaAGTCTTACGTCGATTAGAGATaatgtcaaattataatatataggtgaggtacaaacctcactttacaaaccggttttgtggggtgagttaggcttaaaaactcactttctaatatagTATTACCACGCAATTTCTATTATCACGTACGAGATGTCGGTTTTGTGAggtgagttaggcttaaaaatccactttctaatatatttgaaaagatatatatatatatatatatatatatatatatatatatatatatatatatatatatatatatatatatataataaacaaattattggATAAAAAAGTTTGAATGGAAGCATGCGTGAGTAGACGGGCTTTCAATTCAAgcagagtattttattttaaatggatGAGATTTTTTCGGATTTTTCTttcaatggaaaaaaaaaatcaaatttttttaaaatcttctcTCCCGTTAGATCTTTAGCTGCGAATGAGATTGGTAACtagtttatttaaaacaaaagttgaGTCATATTtcagaatttcaaataaaatagattatCACTTCATCTCTAATAAAATCGACAGTGGAATTCTAAAGGAAGAGAGATGTTGAAGTGTTATATGTGCAACTGGTTAtgttatatcaattatttaatacacatacaatatttaattaatttttagtgcCAAGAACTTCTGAAGTAAGTTGagtattaaatttgaattggaGATTAAACTGATAAGAGAAGTTATGGGTCAATGTTccattaattagtttaattagtggaaaatatttttctaccGGATTTAGAGCatgtttaaaacaatatttcagTTGTTTATTTAGTTAGCAACcgaataaataaaagtattttataagttagttaattttattatgagtTTTTTCTTCGTGGAAAACATTTGGATGGCATTCTTCAGATACCTTATAATTTGTATATAGTTCAGAGcttaatatttgtatattaaaaataaaaattttagaatataagatgaattaatttattttaattaaaatgtataaatgattgttttttttaagaaagaaactAGTTTGTTTGTCTATTAGAATCTTTTGGAAATATACAAAAGGCATGCGAAATAAGATGAAAGAGAATAACATTgttttcttgaaagaaaaatatatatttttactttttccttgagattctcaaaaacaaaaaaagttagaGATAAGTTATATGCaatgcttaaaaaaattatagtatttATTAACTAAATGTCATTAAGATctgaaaacttttattttatctttaaaaattttagaaatattattgaaacAATTGATTAAAGAAATAACTCAATTTCTTTGATATTCATTAAACTCTTCTgaaatttataagtatttttaagaCATATTAACATATTTCAAAGTCTTTGACATGGTCTTTTTATTACTGATATATATTGGTAGTTAGTATAAGAAA contains these protein-coding regions:
- the LOC106764321 gene encoding uncharacterized protein LOC106764321, producing the protein MGNSLRCCLACVLPCGALDLIRIVHLNGCVEEITRPITAGEVLKANPNHFLSKPSSQGVVRRILILSPETELKRGSIYFLIPAASLPPEKRRHVKHVSGRTSHIDNEKNEVNNIVCSKKSINDLSSSQQCDDQGSVISKEKKCSRRDRRNGRGGLWRPRLESISED